In Rhodothermus marinus DSM 4252, a single genomic region encodes these proteins:
- a CDS encoding methyl-accepting chemotaxis protein encodes MEVAEKETKPSTAALPSEVAETFHALQQVITRAAIGAARTAQRLERIGQQFAEARAGVEASARAMQQIRQRVEAVAESARSTADVAHQVARLTEEGRQQSDASQEAVKHLEQQVVAVMERLERLVAQVQGITQISDVIDRIAWKTKLLAFNAGIEAARAGHEGQGFSVLANEIKSLSEDTALQTRQIRALINDLVKELQPVEEAIRQSQELLHTTVEQSDRLEAALQRIHELAGQAAQHMDRVVTTVDAQLQDAEAVGATLQQALAAVGHVDKEAEHIARDTFTLSELVEDAYGYLGRFNGRSLFHRALTLARELAERSRRIFEQVIDEGRCTLDDVLALEYTEIKGREAIASLARLFDVSRVPESGFDPPKYSTRYDHLVDEALQQVMDEILEREPRLTFALIIDLNSYAPIHNRRFCQDWTGDPKKDLVGNRIKRFFFDKGVLVRGARVGLPRAAVTLPNMARREDFLRVCDLRERPEERDVFLVQTYARDTGQVLSALTVPLYVKGHRYGAVLLGWDPERVG; translated from the coding sequence ATGGAAGTTGCGGAAAAAGAAACGAAGCCGTCGACAGCAGCGCTTCCTTCCGAGGTGGCCGAAACGTTCCATGCATTGCAGCAGGTGATCACGCGGGCGGCGATCGGAGCAGCCCGAACGGCCCAGCGTCTGGAACGCATCGGTCAACAGTTCGCAGAGGCCCGTGCCGGCGTGGAAGCCTCCGCCCGGGCCATGCAGCAGATCCGGCAGCGCGTGGAAGCCGTGGCCGAATCGGCCCGTTCGACGGCGGACGTGGCCCATCAGGTAGCCCGGCTTACCGAAGAAGGTCGGCAGCAGAGCGATGCCTCACAGGAGGCCGTGAAGCACCTGGAGCAGCAGGTGGTGGCGGTCATGGAACGGCTCGAGCGGCTGGTGGCTCAGGTGCAGGGCATCACGCAGATCAGCGACGTGATCGACCGGATCGCCTGGAAAACCAAGCTGCTGGCCTTCAATGCGGGCATCGAGGCAGCGCGGGCCGGGCACGAAGGACAGGGCTTCTCGGTGCTGGCCAACGAGATCAAATCGCTCTCCGAAGACACTGCCCTGCAGACGCGCCAGATTCGCGCCCTGATCAACGATCTGGTGAAAGAACTGCAGCCGGTGGAGGAGGCCATCCGGCAGAGCCAGGAGCTGTTGCATACGACGGTAGAGCAATCCGATCGGCTGGAGGCGGCCCTGCAGCGCATTCACGAGCTGGCCGGCCAGGCCGCGCAGCACATGGATCGGGTCGTTACGACGGTGGATGCGCAATTGCAGGATGCTGAAGCCGTCGGCGCGACACTGCAGCAGGCGCTGGCTGCCGTGGGGCACGTCGACAAAGAAGCCGAACACATCGCCCGCGATACGTTCACGCTCTCGGAGCTGGTGGAGGACGCCTATGGCTATCTGGGGCGCTTCAATGGCCGTTCCCTTTTTCACCGGGCGCTGACGCTGGCACGCGAGCTGGCCGAACGCAGCCGCCGGATCTTCGAGCAGGTGATCGACGAAGGGCGGTGTACGCTGGACGATGTGCTGGCCCTGGAGTACACCGAGATCAAAGGCCGGGAAGCCATTGCCTCGCTGGCGCGGCTATTCGACGTGAGCCGGGTGCCGGAAAGCGGCTTCGACCCGCCCAAGTACAGCACGCGCTACGATCATCTGGTCGACGAGGCGCTGCAGCAGGTAATGGATGAAATCCTGGAGCGAGAACCTCGCCTGACTTTTGCACTGATCATCGACCTGAACTCCTACGCACCCATCCACAACCGGCGCTTCTGCCAGGACTGGACGGGCGACCCGAAGAAAGATCTGGTGGGCAACCGCATCAAGCGGTTTTTCTTCGACAAGGGCGTGCTGGTGCGTGGTGCCCGGGTCGGTCTACCCCGCGCCGCCGTGACGCTTCCCAACATGGCGCGCCGCGAAGACTTTCTTCGCGTGTGCGATCTGCGGGAGCGTCCGGAAGAGCGCGACGTGTTTCTGGTACAGACCTACGCGCGGGATACGGGCCAGGTGCTCAGCGCCCTGACCGTCCCGCTCTACGTCAAAGGGCACCGCTACGGGGCCGTGTTGCTGGGCTGGGATCCGGAGCGTGTCGGCTGA
- a CDS encoding F0F1 ATP synthase subunit epsilon, with translation MARTLFVEIVAPDRRVFRGEALSVRAPGVEGSFEVLYNHAPMVAAITVGPIFVTTPSGERITFATSGGFVEVLGNTVTILAETAEPASEIDVERARAAEQRALERLQKAQTPEERAEAEAALERARNRLRVAMGQVGQRIHP, from the coding sequence ATGGCACGGACGCTCTTTGTGGAGATCGTGGCGCCCGACCGGCGTGTCTTCCGGGGCGAGGCGCTCAGCGTGCGCGCGCCCGGCGTGGAGGGATCGTTCGAGGTGCTCTACAACCACGCGCCCATGGTGGCCGCCATCACGGTAGGGCCGATCTTCGTGACGACCCCTTCGGGCGAGCGGATCACATTCGCCACCAGTGGCGGCTTCGTCGAGGTGCTGGGCAACACGGTGACGATTCTGGCCGAGACGGCCGAGCCGGCCTCCGAGATCGACGTCGAACGCGCCCGGGCGGCCGAGCAGCGGGCCCTGGAGCGGTTGCAGAAGGCCCAGACGCCCGAGGAACGGGCTGAGGCCGAGGCCGCGCTGGAGCGCGCCCGCAACCGGCTACGCGTCGCCATGGGCCAGGTCGGCCAGCGCATCCACCCCTGA
- the atpD gene encoding F0F1 ATP synthase subunit beta, which produces MEIKTDQAVGRVVQIIGPVVDVEFPEGQLPEIYDALVITLEDGSELVLEVEQHLGENRVRAIAMDSTDGLTRGTPVRNLDRPISVPTGTEIRGRLFNVVGQAIDGLPQPQAEGYRPIHAPAPPFEELATRVEMLETGIKVIDLIQPVMRGGKVGLFGGAGVGKTVLIMELINNIAKAHEGLSVFAGVGERTREGNDLLREMLESKVIRYGDAFLESMKAGGWDLSKVDFEELKKSQATLVFGQMNEPPGARARVALTGLAIAEYFRDLGGRDVLLFIDNIFRFTQAGSEVSALLGRMPSAVGYQPTLATEMGELQERITSTKHGAITSFQAIYVPADDLTDPAPATTFAHLDATTVLSRQLAAQGIYPAVDPLESTSRILDPNIVGEEHYRVAQEVKQILQRYKELQDIIAILGMDELSEEDKLVVHRARRVQRFLSQPFFVAEQFTGIPGKYVKIEDTVRGFRMILDGELDHLPERAFLLRGTIEEVIEAGEKMLKEAEA; this is translated from the coding sequence ATGGAGATCAAGACGGATCAGGCGGTCGGCCGGGTGGTCCAGATCATCGGCCCGGTGGTCGATGTGGAGTTTCCCGAAGGACAGCTTCCCGAGATTTACGATGCGCTGGTCATCACGCTCGAGGACGGGAGCGAACTGGTGCTGGAGGTCGAGCAACACCTGGGCGAAAACCGGGTGCGGGCTATCGCGATGGACTCGACCGACGGGCTGACGCGCGGTACGCCCGTGCGCAACCTGGATCGTCCCATCTCGGTGCCCACCGGTACGGAGATCCGGGGGCGCCTCTTCAACGTGGTCGGTCAGGCCATCGACGGACTGCCTCAGCCCCAAGCCGAAGGGTACCGGCCCATCCATGCGCCGGCCCCGCCCTTCGAGGAGCTGGCCACGCGGGTCGAGATGCTGGAGACCGGCATCAAGGTGATCGACCTGATCCAGCCGGTGATGCGCGGTGGGAAGGTCGGACTGTTCGGCGGCGCCGGCGTCGGCAAGACCGTGCTCATCATGGAGCTGATCAACAACATCGCCAAGGCGCACGAAGGCCTTTCGGTCTTTGCCGGCGTGGGCGAGCGCACGCGTGAGGGGAACGACCTGCTCCGCGAAATGCTCGAGAGCAAGGTCATCCGCTACGGCGACGCTTTCCTGGAGTCGATGAAGGCGGGTGGCTGGGACCTGTCGAAGGTGGACTTCGAGGAGTTGAAGAAGAGCCAGGCCACGCTCGTCTTCGGTCAGATGAACGAGCCGCCGGGGGCCCGTGCCCGCGTGGCGCTGACGGGTCTGGCCATTGCCGAATACTTCCGCGACCTGGGCGGCCGCGACGTGCTGCTCTTCATCGACAACATCTTCCGTTTCACCCAGGCCGGTTCCGAGGTGTCGGCGCTGCTGGGCCGCATGCCGTCGGCCGTGGGGTATCAGCCCACGCTGGCCACCGAGATGGGTGAGCTGCAGGAGCGGATTACCTCGACCAAGCACGGCGCGATCACCTCGTTCCAGGCCATCTACGTGCCGGCCGACGACCTGACCGACCCGGCGCCGGCTACGACCTTCGCCCACCTGGACGCCACCACGGTGCTCAGCCGTCAGCTCGCCGCTCAGGGTATCTATCCGGCCGTCGATCCGCTCGAGTCGACCAGCCGCATTCTGGATCCGAACATCGTGGGCGAGGAACACTACCGGGTGGCCCAGGAGGTCAAGCAGATCCTGCAGCGCTACAAGGAGCTGCAGGACATCATCGCCATCCTGGGTATGGACGAGCTCTCCGAGGAAGACAAGCTCGTGGTGCACCGGGCCCGCCGCGTGCAGCGTTTCCTGAGCCAGCCGTTCTTCGTGGCCGAGCAGTTTACGGGCATTCCCGGCAAGTACGTCAAGATCGAGGACACGGTGCGGGGCTTCCGCATGATCCTCGACGGCGAGCTGGACCACCTGCCCGAACGCGCCTTCCTGCTGCGCGGCACCATCGAAGAGGTGATCGAGGCGGGCGAAAAGATGCTCAAAGAAGCCGAGGCCTGA
- a CDS encoding M14 family metallopeptidase has product MQKIRRACLLVALGLAPALAAQPLQSPEEFLGYPPGTRFTPHYRVVDYFEYVARTSPRVQLVQYGETYEGRPLLLAIISSPENLARIEALREDNLRRAGRMPGTPDPDGPVFVWLSYNVHGNEAVSTEAALLTLYALAHPDSQRTGAWLEQAVVLLDPCLNPDGRERYVQWYHRMLGVQPDPDPIAREHHEPWPGGRTNHYYFDLNRDWAWGTQQETQARLAVYHRWMPQIHVDFHEQGVDEPYYFAPAARPIHPLITDWQRALQDTIGRNHARYFDADGRLYFTREVFDLFYPGYGDTWPTFNGAIGMTYEQGGGGRAGLAIRTAEGDTLTLAERIRNHYTTGLSTIETAVRQRRTLLDRFARYFAETQTQPAGRYRAFLIRGDAHPDRLAALTALLDRQGIRYGTLTRARAVEGLDYATDARQRLEARPGDLVVSVYQPAGTLAQVLFDPDPVLPDSLTYDITSWALPYAFGLEAYALSERLEPDRAGWARPTPTPPTEAQPYAYLVRWGGMDAARFLADVLRQGVKVRVTEAPLALNGRRFEAGTLILTRAGNEHLGARFDRIVHEAARRRHQQLYTTRTGFVDEGPDLGSSRVRFLRKPRVYLLAGAPASAYAVGEIWHFFEQVLHYPITLVERDELDELLLDEGDVLILPHGFYNAREMPLESLLEGVRRGARLIALEGALDLLAGQQGVALKRRQRDDSEQDTAARPRRYEMREREAISDQVPGAIYRVQLDPTHPLAFGLARYFTLKRSTRAYELLEDGWNVAWLEEGRPRSGFAGHRTVERLRETLVVGTQRLGRGTLVFFVDDPLFRGFWHAGQLLFTNAVFFGE; this is encoded by the coding sequence ATGCAAAAGATTCGACGTGCCTGCTTGCTTGTTGCGCTGGGGCTGGCACCTGCACTGGCCGCCCAGCCGTTGCAGTCGCCCGAGGAGTTTCTGGGCTACCCGCCGGGCACGCGCTTTACCCCGCACTACCGGGTGGTGGACTACTTCGAATACGTGGCGCGCACCTCGCCGCGCGTGCAGCTTGTGCAGTACGGGGAGACCTACGAAGGCCGGCCGCTGCTGCTGGCCATCATCTCGTCGCCGGAAAACCTGGCGCGGATCGAAGCGCTCCGAGAAGACAACCTCCGGCGGGCCGGACGTATGCCCGGTACACCGGACCCCGACGGACCGGTGTTCGTCTGGCTCAGCTACAACGTGCACGGCAACGAGGCCGTCAGCACGGAGGCGGCCCTGCTGACGCTCTATGCGCTGGCACATCCCGACAGCCAGCGCACGGGCGCCTGGCTCGAGCAGGCCGTCGTGCTGCTGGATCCGTGCCTGAACCCGGACGGCCGCGAGCGCTACGTGCAGTGGTACCACCGCATGCTGGGCGTGCAACCCGATCCGGACCCGATCGCCCGGGAGCACCACGAGCCCTGGCCCGGCGGCCGCACCAATCACTACTACTTCGACCTGAACCGCGACTGGGCCTGGGGCACCCAGCAGGAGACGCAGGCCCGGCTGGCCGTCTATCACCGGTGGATGCCTCAGATTCACGTGGATTTTCACGAACAGGGCGTGGACGAACCCTACTATTTCGCGCCGGCCGCCCGCCCCATCCATCCGCTGATCACGGACTGGCAACGGGCGCTGCAGGACACGATCGGCCGCAACCATGCCCGCTACTTCGATGCGGACGGCCGCCTGTACTTCACCCGGGAAGTGTTCGACCTCTTTTACCCCGGCTACGGCGACACCTGGCCCACCTTCAACGGGGCGATCGGCATGACCTACGAGCAGGGCGGCGGCGGACGGGCCGGACTGGCCATCCGCACCGCCGAGGGCGACACGCTCACGCTGGCCGAGCGCATTCGCAACCACTACACGACCGGGCTCTCCACGATCGAAACGGCCGTCCGGCAGCGGCGCACGCTGCTGGACCGGTTCGCCCGCTACTTCGCCGAGACGCAGACGCAGCCGGCCGGACGCTACCGTGCCTTTCTGATCCGTGGCGACGCGCATCCCGACCGACTGGCCGCCCTCACGGCACTGCTTGACCGGCAGGGCATCCGCTACGGCACGCTCACCCGCGCACGTGCGGTGGAAGGCCTCGATTACGCGACGGACGCGCGTCAGCGCCTCGAAGCGCGCCCGGGCGACCTCGTGGTAAGCGTCTATCAGCCGGCCGGTACGCTGGCCCAGGTGCTGTTCGACCCAGACCCGGTGCTTCCCGACTCGCTCACCTACGACATCACGAGCTGGGCCCTCCCCTACGCCTTCGGACTGGAGGCCTATGCGCTGAGCGAACGCCTGGAGCCGGACCGCGCGGGCTGGGCGCGTCCGACCCCGACCCCGCCTACCGAAGCGCAGCCCTACGCCTACCTGGTGCGCTGGGGCGGAATGGACGCCGCGCGGTTCCTGGCCGATGTGCTTCGCCAGGGCGTGAAGGTCCGCGTAACCGAAGCGCCGCTGGCGCTGAACGGTCGGCGCTTCGAGGCGGGCACGCTGATCCTGACGCGCGCCGGCAACGAGCATCTGGGCGCCCGCTTCGACCGGATCGTGCACGAAGCAGCCCGCCGCCGGCACCAGCAGCTTTACACGACTCGGACGGGCTTTGTGGACGAAGGGCCCGATCTGGGCTCCTCGCGCGTGCGCTTCCTTCGGAAGCCGCGCGTCTATCTGCTGGCCGGAGCGCCCGCTTCGGCCTACGCCGTGGGTGAGATCTGGCACTTCTTCGAGCAGGTGCTGCACTACCCGATCACGCTGGTGGAACGGGACGAGCTGGACGAACTGCTGCTCGACGAAGGCGACGTGCTGATTCTCCCGCACGGGTTCTACAACGCCCGGGAAATGCCGCTCGAATCGCTGCTGGAAGGGGTGCGGCGCGGCGCCCGACTGATCGCACTGGAAGGGGCGCTCGATCTGCTGGCCGGGCAGCAGGGGGTGGCGCTCAAGCGACGGCAGAGAGACGACTCGGAGCAGGACACCGCCGCACGGCCGCGTCGCTACGAGATGCGCGAGCGGGAAGCCATCAGCGATCAGGTGCCGGGTGCCATCTATCGCGTGCAGCTCGACCCCACGCACCCGCTGGCCTTCGGGCTTGCCCGCTACTTCACGCTGAAGCGCAGCACGCGGGCCTACGAGCTGCTGGAAGACGGCTGGAACGTGGCATGGCTCGAAGAGGGGCGCCCGCGCAGCGGCTTTGCCGGCCACCGGACCGTGGAGCGCCTCCGCGAAACGCTCGTGGTCGGCACGCAGCGGCTGGGCCGGGGTACGCTCGTTTTCTTCGTGGACGATCCGCTCTTCCGCGGCTTCTGGCACGCCGGCCAGCTCCTGTTCACGAACGCCGTGTTTTTCGGGGAGTGA
- a CDS encoding thymidine phosphorylase, producing MPDVVELIITKRDGGHLAPDDLRWLVQAYTRGEVPDYQMSAFLMAAFIRGLNEAEMDALTDAMLHSGHVLDLSDLPGRKVDKHSTGGVGDKVSLILAPLVAACGVPVPMISGRGLGHTGGTLDKLESIPGLRTDLSIEAFRRQLRELGVVMIGQTDEIAPADRKLYALRDVTGTIESIPLIAASILSKKLAEGADALVFDVKCGRGAFMQQEADARRLAETLVGIATRAGRPAVAWLTDMNVPLGRAVGNWPEVVESLRALRGDFEGIEDLIEVTLALAGEMLWLGGAAETPEAGRRLARVALTDGRAFERFCAMVRAQGGDVRVLERPETRPDTEPAGEVRAPDGARGYVADLDARAVGRLAVHLGAGRRVKEDPVDPTAGLVLHRKPGDPVAPGDVLATLYTRRRDRLVDFRQALLAAYRFAETPPPPRPLLLARYAEGRWTLP from the coding sequence ATGCCCGACGTTGTCGAACTGATCATCACGAAGCGCGACGGAGGTCACCTGGCCCCGGACGACCTGCGCTGGCTCGTGCAGGCCTACACGCGCGGCGAAGTGCCCGACTATCAGATGAGCGCGTTCCTGATGGCCGCCTTCATCCGCGGCCTGAACGAGGCGGAAATGGACGCGCTCACCGATGCTATGCTGCACTCGGGGCACGTGCTGGATCTGTCGGACCTGCCCGGCCGCAAGGTGGACAAGCACTCCACCGGCGGCGTAGGCGACAAGGTCTCGCTGATCCTGGCGCCGCTGGTGGCCGCCTGCGGCGTGCCGGTGCCGATGATCTCGGGTCGGGGTCTGGGCCACACGGGCGGCACGCTCGACAAACTGGAATCGATCCCGGGCCTGCGCACCGATCTGTCGATCGAAGCCTTTCGCCGCCAGCTCCGGGAACTGGGCGTGGTGATGATCGGCCAGACCGACGAGATCGCGCCGGCCGACCGCAAGCTCTACGCATTGCGCGACGTGACGGGCACGATCGAGTCGATTCCGCTTATCGCCGCCTCGATCCTGAGCAAGAAACTGGCCGAAGGGGCCGACGCGCTCGTGTTCGACGTCAAGTGCGGCCGTGGGGCCTTCATGCAGCAGGAGGCGGACGCCCGGCGCCTGGCCGAAACGCTCGTGGGCATCGCCACGCGGGCCGGACGGCCGGCCGTGGCCTGGCTGACCGACATGAACGTGCCGCTGGGCCGTGCCGTGGGCAACTGGCCCGAGGTCGTCGAAAGCCTGCGGGCGCTTCGCGGCGATTTTGAAGGGATCGAAGACCTGATCGAAGTCACGCTGGCGCTGGCCGGCGAAATGCTCTGGCTGGGCGGCGCCGCCGAAACGCCGGAGGCCGGACGCAGACTGGCCCGGGTGGCGCTGACGGATGGACGCGCCTTCGAGCGCTTCTGCGCCATGGTGCGAGCTCAGGGCGGCGACGTGCGCGTGCTCGAGCGCCCCGAGACCCGTCCCGACACCGAACCGGCCGGCGAGGTGCGCGCCCCCGACGGGGCCCGCGGCTACGTGGCCGATCTGGACGCCCGCGCCGTGGGACGGCTGGCCGTGCATCTGGGCGCCGGCCGCCGCGTCAAGGAAGATCCGGTGGATCCAACGGCCGGCCTGGTGCTGCACCGGAAGCCCGGCGATCCCGTGGCGCCCGGCGACGTGCTCGCCACGCTCTACACGCGCCGCCGCGACCGGCTCGTCGATTTCCGACAGGCGCTGCTGGCCGCCTACCGCTTCGCCGAGACCCCACCGCCCCCACGCCCGCTGCTACTCGCCCGCTACGCCGAGGGGCGGTGGACCCTCCCCTGA
- a CDS encoding glycoside hydrolase family 9 protein: MRRYLLLLSWLLVRAGFGQSEGFVLNEREYFEREGVSVMVFQDFYPEGHQSGVTLVQHGERVAANGDVRLEATPGQWQPVPRLLRREVHPERNEIVAYLAYPDPDRDRKGFNPIFYPDLHLTYRVRVRGETDGVRIIVDLDEPLPEAWAGRVGFNLELFPGALFGKSWYMDDAAGIFPRQPNGPVRINDAGEVEAVPLATGRRLLVAPESDALRLEIESLRGELALYDGRVQHNNGWFVVRTAIPAGSTTNAVEWVVRPHVIPGWRYTPVLQVSQVGYHPRQPKVAVLELDARDDLQGTVYLLRLGEDGTTDTVLAGPPVPWNGRFLRYRYAHFDFSRVTRPGLYMLAFRGVRSHPFRIAPDVYRRHVWQPTLEFFLPVQMCHMRVEQQYRVWHGACHLDDARMAPPDTNHIDGYVQGPELRAPYAPGEHVPGLNVGGWHDAGDNDLRIESQADEVFILATMYELFEVLKTYDNTTIDQRRRLTQIHQPDGRPDVLQQIEHGVLSILGGYRALGRLYRGIIAPTLKQYVLIGDPANSTDNRIYDPSVPPETLSALRVDARDPRWVVTTADDRWVFTESNPAHEYKGIAALAAAGRALRSYNPELARACVEAAEALWQQERDTSRGFDERVVAAVELFRTTGRDLYRRTLLNDRDRIVARIGSVGWAVGTILPTLGDSAFTVAVQAAVARYMDEVHRLQQENPYDVPYRPRIWGAGWDIQRFGVRQYLLHRAFPDLVPPDYVFNALNFVLGVHPGRNTAAFASGVGARSVTVAYGFSRADWTYIPGGVVSGTALIRPDFPELKEFPYLWQQVEYVMGGGATHFMFLVLAADQLLNATR; encoded by the coding sequence ATGCGTCGGTATCTGTTGCTGCTGAGCTGGTTACTGGTTCGAGCCGGCTTCGGTCAGTCGGAAGGCTTCGTGCTGAACGAGCGCGAGTACTTCGAGCGGGAAGGTGTAAGCGTAATGGTCTTTCAGGATTTTTATCCGGAAGGCCATCAGAGCGGCGTGACGCTCGTTCAGCATGGCGAGCGCGTGGCGGCCAACGGCGACGTGCGTCTCGAGGCGACGCCGGGTCAGTGGCAACCCGTTCCGCGTCTGCTCCGGCGCGAGGTGCATCCGGAGCGCAACGAGATCGTGGCCTACCTGGCCTATCCAGATCCTGACCGCGATCGCAAAGGCTTCAATCCGATCTTTTACCCGGACCTGCACCTGACCTATCGGGTGCGCGTGCGCGGCGAGACCGACGGCGTGCGCATCATCGTGGACCTGGACGAACCGCTCCCGGAAGCATGGGCGGGCAGGGTAGGCTTCAACCTGGAGCTGTTTCCCGGGGCGCTTTTCGGCAAGAGCTGGTACATGGACGACGCGGCGGGCATCTTTCCGCGTCAGCCGAACGGGCCGGTCCGCATTAACGACGCGGGCGAAGTGGAGGCCGTCCCACTGGCCACGGGCCGCCGCCTGCTGGTGGCCCCGGAGTCGGACGCGCTGCGGCTGGAGATCGAAAGCCTGCGGGGTGAGCTGGCACTGTACGACGGCCGCGTCCAGCACAACAACGGCTGGTTCGTGGTACGCACGGCCATCCCGGCCGGGTCAACCACGAACGCTGTCGAGTGGGTGGTGCGACCGCACGTGATTCCGGGCTGGCGCTACACGCCGGTGTTGCAGGTCTCCCAGGTGGGGTACCATCCGCGTCAGCCCAAGGTGGCCGTGCTGGAACTGGACGCCCGCGACGACCTGCAGGGCACCGTCTATCTGCTACGCCTTGGCGAAGACGGCACGACCGACACGGTACTGGCCGGACCGCCCGTGCCCTGGAACGGCCGCTTCCTGCGTTACCGCTATGCGCACTTCGATTTCAGCCGCGTTACCCGGCCGGGCCTGTACATGTTGGCCTTTCGGGGCGTGCGCTCGCATCCGTTCCGGATCGCTCCCGACGTGTACCGGCGCCACGTCTGGCAACCCACGCTGGAGTTCTTTCTGCCCGTGCAGATGTGCCACATGCGCGTGGAGCAGCAGTACCGGGTCTGGCACGGCGCCTGCCACCTGGACGACGCCCGTATGGCCCCGCCCGACACGAACCACATCGACGGCTACGTGCAGGGACCGGAGCTGCGCGCACCCTATGCACCCGGCGAGCACGTGCCGGGCCTGAATGTGGGCGGCTGGCACGACGCGGGCGACAACGACCTGCGCATCGAATCGCAGGCCGACGAGGTCTTCATCCTGGCCACGATGTACGAACTGTTCGAGGTGCTGAAAACCTACGACAACACGACAATTGACCAGCGGCGACGCCTGACCCAGATCCACCAGCCCGACGGACGGCCGGACGTGCTCCAGCAGATCGAACACGGCGTGCTGAGCATTCTGGGAGGCTACCGGGCGCTGGGGCGGCTCTACCGGGGAATCATCGCCCCCACGCTCAAGCAGTACGTGCTCATCGGCGATCCGGCCAACAGTACGGACAACCGCATCTACGATCCGTCCGTCCCGCCCGAAACCCTCTCGGCGCTGCGCGTGGACGCCCGCGACCCTCGCTGGGTGGTCACGACGGCCGACGACCGCTGGGTCTTCACCGAAAGCAACCCGGCCCACGAATACAAGGGCATCGCGGCACTGGCTGCGGCCGGACGCGCCCTGCGTTCTTACAATCCGGAGCTGGCCCGTGCCTGCGTGGAGGCGGCCGAGGCGCTCTGGCAACAGGAACGCGACACGTCGCGGGGCTTCGACGAGCGCGTGGTGGCCGCCGTCGAGCTTTTCCGCACCACCGGCCGCGATCTCTACCGCCGGACGCTGCTGAACGACCGCGACCGGATCGTGGCCCGCATCGGAAGCGTCGGCTGGGCGGTCGGTACGATCCTTCCGACCCTGGGCGACTCGGCCTTTACCGTAGCGGTGCAGGCCGCCGTGGCGCGCTACATGGATGAAGTGCACCGGCTCCAACAGGAAAACCCCTACGACGTGCCCTATCGCCCGCGCATCTGGGGAGCCGGCTGGGACATCCAGCGCTTCGGCGTCCGCCAGTACCTGCTGCACCGCGCCTTCCCGGACCTGGTCCCGCCCGACTACGTCTTCAACGCACTCAACTTCGTGCTGGGCGTACATCCGGGTCGGAACACGGCCGCGTTCGCCTCGGGCGTCGGCGCCCGTTCGGTCACCGTGGCCTATGGCTTCAGCCGTGCCGACTGGACGTACATCCCGGGCGGTGTCGTTTCGGGGACGGCCCTGATTCGCCCCGATTTCCCCGAACTCAAGGAATTCCCTTACCTGTGGCAACAGGTCGAGTACGTGATGGGCGGCGGCGCCACCCACTTCATGTTTCTCGTGCTGGCTGCCGATCAACTGCTGAACGCTACACGCTGA
- the rpmE gene encoding 50S ribosomal protein L31, which yields MKKGLHPEYNLITVRLADGTEFQIRSTLKGPVYVSDVDATNHPFYTGVRQFVDRAGRVEKFMRRYGKVTSQGHQKPEAEEEGK from the coding sequence ATGAAAAAGGGGCTGCATCCGGAATACAACCTGATCACCGTGCGGCTGGCCGACGGCACCGAGTTTCAGATTCGCTCGACGCTGAAGGGGCCCGTTTACGTCTCCGACGTGGACGCGACGAACCACCCGTTCTACACGGGCGTGCGTCAGTTCGTCGACCGCGCCGGCCGCGTCGAGAAGTTCATGCGCCGCTACGGGAAGGTGACCTCCCAGGGCCACCAGAAGCCGGAAGCCGAAGAGGAAGGCAAGTAA